The DNA region ACAGCAAAGCCGGATAAATGTCTGTGCATCCGGTACCGACATATATTTTTGCGCCTTTGGTGCTGTGAGCGCTGATTAAATCCAAAATTTTATCGGTTCCCCGGTCATAATCTGCAGCCGGATAATAAAAATGCCTGGGGAACTCTAAGAATATCGGGTCATAATCATTCCTTAATTTAAATCCGCTCTCCCATTTGTAGGTTGGTATGTATTTTTTCCATTGTCCGGGTGTTACCGCGGTATTGGTTATAAAACTCGCAGTCAAGAATACAATAATAAAAATACAGGAAAATTTTCTAACAAAACTCGATTTCATTCCGTTTATTCCGATTGACGTTGCTATTGCTAAAGCGGGGAATATAGGGAGAAGGTAGCGCACCTCTTTAACAAACAGAAAAAAGAAAATAATGAAAGGAGTTATTATCCACAAAAATATAAGGTTTCTTAAATGTTTAGTCAGAAAAAATAAACTTATGAAGAAAAATAAGAACATTGGCAAAGTAATGGCATCTGCAAGCGCAATAAAATAATATATATTAGATGCCGGGGTAAAATTCTTATATCCAAGCATGACGCCCATCTCCGTAAGAGAAGATATGCCTGAGATTATTTTGCCTTTATTAATTATGACCCAGGGAGCACTTATCGTAATAATAATCATCATTGCCAGCAACAAATTCCTAATAAGTGATTTTTTCATGTTTTCAGAATATTTGTTCCACTTCGAACATATATTTATAAAAATGAACAATAGCACTCCGGATATAAAGGCCGGTGCCGTAAATTTAGTTAAAAATGATAATCCCAAAAAAATAGCAAAATAAATTATGTATTTAGTTTTGTTTAAATAGTTGCTTTTTAGCAGGAAAAATATTGATAATGTAATTAATGGGGTCAGGAAGACTTCCAGAAATAAATCTTTATATATAGTGTAAACATAAGGGTAAAAAGCGATAATAAAGACAGCAAATATCCCGGATTTCTTGGAGTGCAGCAGGCAAGCGGTCTTGTAAACCGCGAAAAACAATGCTAATGATGATATGGCCCCGTTTACAATCATTGCGGTCGATTCACATTTGCCAAATAAGATAAAGAAAGGAGAAATCAGATAATAAAAAAATGGGGGGTAAGGAAATGAGTATCCTATAAAAGCAACCGGGTTGGAAATTATAAGTAACGGGTTTTTCAAGCCTTCATAAGCCAGAAGCGAAAAAAAGAAGTGTATTGCAGGATCGCCGATTAGCTCAGCAGAATTTTTTTTTATCCATAAATAGTTGGATAAATTAAATATCAGCCATATAAAGGAAATAGGTGCGATCGAAAGCAAGTATTTTTGCGTTTTGGTGTTCATACAGCTTAATCGTTTATAGGCTTTTAAAAAAACAAAATTTATTATAATATATTACTATGGCGCTTATTATTAATTCAGAAGAATGTATAGTTTGCAATAATCCATACTTTAAGCTCATTTATGACCTCGGTCAAGCCAAAATTGTGAAATGCACGGCATGCGGATTAATGAAATCCCATCCGATATTAAGCGATATACAGGCAGCTAAATTATATAATGATAATTATTTCGAAAGTAAGAATCCGAGCTTAATAGGATATGGCAACTATTTTTCCCAAAGAGAAAATTATTTAAAGACTTTCTCAAGAAGGTATTCATTGATCAAAATGATAAGATCCAAAGGGGCGCTTTTGGATATCGGTTCGGGACCGGGGTTTTTTGTCGAGATAGCGCTGAAAAATGGATGGGATGCTTTCGGTCTTGATATTTCTGAGGCGGCAGTTAAATATGCCGAAAAAAGCATAGGGGATAAGCGGATATTCCTTGGTAACACAAAGGCATATTATTCTTCCGATAAGCAGAATGCATTTGATATTATAACCATGTGGGATTACATAGAACATTCCTTTGACCCGGCAGAGGATTTATCTTTGGCTTGGAAGATGCTGAAAGAAAATGGCATGCTGATTATTGAAACGCAAGACTCAGGAAGCTTAGCCGCCAGGATATTAAAGGAGCGGTGGTGGCATATGGCTAAGTATAGAGAGCACATTTATCATTTTTCAAGGGTAAATTTAAAAAAGCTGCTTGAGAATAATAAATTCACCGTCCAGTATTTTACTAACCGGCATTGCGGTAAGTATATTGATATTAACTTTATTATTGAAAGGATGCGCTTATTTGGCCCGGTATCAGCTAAATTAAGCAAGCTGCTTTTGCATAAAATAGGGAATCCGTCGTTTTATGTGAACCCTCTTGATGAGATGATAGTTGTGGCAAGAAAATTTAGCACGCAAAATGAATGCTCTGTTAATTTCATTACAGGATAACTTGGAGATAGGCGGGTTGAAATACCTTCACTATAACCTGCTTGAGAATAATCATAATTCATATTTGCTTTTTTCTCCGGGATTTGTACCCGGGCCTAAGAAGGCGCCTGGTTTGAAAAAATTCATTACCGGAGTTGACCCTGCTTTTATAGGCATAAGTTTGATGAGCCATGAATTTAAAAAAGCCGCTGAATTGACGGAGTATCTTAAAAAA from Candidatus Omnitrophota bacterium includes:
- a CDS encoding class I SAM-dependent methyltransferase codes for the protein MALIINSEECIVCNNPYFKLIYDLGQAKIVKCTACGLMKSHPILSDIQAAKLYNDNYFESKNPSLIGYGNYFSQRENYLKTFSRRYSLIKMIRSKGALLDIGSGPGFFVEIALKNGWDAFGLDISEAAVKYAEKSIGDKRIFLGNTKAYYSSDKQNAFDIITMWDYIEHSFDPAEDLSLAWKMLKENGMLIIETQDSGSLAARILKERWWHMAKYREHIYHFSRVNLKKLLENNKFTVQYFTNRHCGKYIDINFIIERMRLFGPVSAKLSKLLLHKIGNPSFYVNPLDEMIVVARKFSTQNECSVNFITG